The following are encoded together in the Microtus pennsylvanicus isolate mMicPen1 chromosome 8, mMicPen1.hap1, whole genome shotgun sequence genome:
- the LOC142855658 gene encoding olfactory receptor 10H2-like has product MLGSNYTTVSEFIFIGFSNFPQQLMPVFFVVILLMYLFTLLGNLLIMATIWSERSLHTPMYLFLCILSISEILYTLSFIPRMLVDLLSTHHSITFLACANQMFFAFMFGFTHSLLLTIMGYDRYVAICHPLRYNVLMSPRGCACLVAGSWAGGSAIGLIVTTSVFHLPFCGPNQIQHFLCHVPPMLKLACGSNVPVVALGVGVVCITYLLGCFLLILLSYGLIVAAILKIASAEGRHKAFSTCASHLTVVIVHYGFASVIYLKPKGPHSEEGDTLMATTYTVLTPFLSPIIFSLRNKELKNAMKKAFLRKLCSSNN; this is encoded by the coding sequence ATGCTAGGATCAAACTATACCACAGTGTCTGAATTCATCTTCATTGGCTTCTCCAACTTCCCACAGCAGCTCATGCCTGTCTTCTTTGTGGTGATCCTACTAATGTACCTCTTCACACTGCTGGGAAATCTGCTCATCATGGCCACCATCTGGAGTGAACGGAGTCTCCACACGCCCATGTACCTCTTTTTGTGTATTCTCTCCATCTCTGAGATCCTCTATACTTTGTCCTTCATCCCACGCATGCTGGTTGACTTGCTTTCCACCCATCATTCCATCACCTTCCTGGCCTGTGCCAACCAGATGTTCTTCGCCTTTATGTTTGGCTTCACCCACTCTTTGCTGCTCACCATCATGggctatgaccgctatgtggcaaTCTGTCACCCACTGCGCTACAATGTGCTCATGAGCCCTCGGGGCTGTGCCTGCTTGGTGGCTGGGTCCTGGGCTGGAGGCTCAGCTATTGGGCTGATAGTGACAACCTCCGTTTTCCACCTCCCCTTCTGTGGACCCAATCAGATTCAACATTTCTTATGTCATGTGCCCCCTATGTTAAAGCTGGCCTGTGGAAGTAATGTGCCAGTTGTAGCTCTGGGTGTAGGTGTGGTGTGCATCACATACCTCCTGGGATGCTTTCTTCTCATCCTCCTCTCCTATGGCCTCATTGTGGCTGCCATCCTGAAGATAGCATCAGCAGAGGGTCGGCACAAAGCCTTCTCCACCTGTGCATCCCACCTCACGGTGGTCATTGTGCACTATGGCTTTGCCTCTGTCATCTACCTCAAGCCCAAAGGCCCCCACTCTGAGGAAGGTGATACTCTCATGGCCACCACCTACACGGTCCTCACCCCCTTCCTCAGCCCCATCATCTTCAGTCTCAGGAACAAGGAGCTAAAGAATGCCATGAAGAAGGCCTTCCTCAGGAAATTATGTTCCTCAAACAACTGA